In Vigna unguiculata cultivar IT97K-499-35 chromosome 3, ASM411807v1, whole genome shotgun sequence, a single genomic region encodes these proteins:
- the LOC114178614 gene encoding probable protein S-acyltransferase 5 — protein sequence MSLPPPPANSDSADTSAPSLVRTYRVWQGSNVFLFGGRLIFGPDVKSIFISIFLVIVPIAVFCALVARKLLDDFPHHSGWSIMGVVIALTLFVLITLIVTSGRDPGIVPRNSHPPEPDDYNWTENSNNGQISTSRFPRTRDVIVNGITVKVKYCDTCMLYRPLRASHCSVCDNCVERFDHHCPWVGQCIGLRNYRFYYMFVFSATLLCLYVHAFCWVYIVRIKDFEKVSIWRAMSKTIASTALIIYTFVCVWFVGGLAVFHTYLISTNQSTYENFKYRYDPQTNPYNRGIFNNFREVFCSRIPPSKNKFRSKIPREPLDSYRRTDIRPLSPLMKRTTRHMELLVGNSVYNEHEEEESHHRDGSENETRSKDSESKDSGLTDKSLDLSKILHAERVDGQESSVGRYPPWETTPQVPDSIIEVGESNWNTGPRYSTQETV from the exons ATGTCGTTGCCGCCGCCGCCGGCAAATTCAGATTCCGCTGATACCTCCGCTCCGTCGCTGGTCAGAACTTATCGCGTCTGGCAAGGAAGTAAC GTTTTTCTTTTCGGAGGGAGACTCATATTTGGGCCTGATGTGAAATCTATATTTATATCGATTTTTCTTGTTATTGTGCCCATCGCGGTGTTCTGTGCTTTGGTAGCGAGGAAATTGTTGGATGATTTTCCTCATCACTCTGGATGGTCAATAATGGGTGTGGTTATTGCTCTCACACTGTTT GTTCTAATCACCCTTATAGTAACCTCAGGAAGAGATCCTGGCATAGTACCTCGTAATTCTCATCCTCCGGAGCCAGATGACTATAATTGGACTGAGAATAGCAACAACGGGCAAATTTCAACGTCACGATTTCCACGGACAAGGGATGTAATTGTCAATGGTATAACAGTGAAAGTCAAATATTGTGATACTTGCATGCTCTACAGACCCCTCCGTGCTTCTCATTGTTCAGTCTGTGATAACTGCGTAGAGCGATTTGATCATCACTGCCCATGGGTGGGTCAGTGTATTGGACTG CGAAATTACCGGTTCTACTACATGTTTGTTTTCTCAGCCACTCTGCTTTGCTTGTATGTACATGCCTTTTGCTGGGTTTACATTGTAAGGATCAAGGACTTTGAGAAAGTATCAATTTGGAGAGCAATGTCCAAAACTATAGCATCCACTGCACTAATAATCTACACCTTTGTTTGTGTCTGGTTTGTTGGCGGCCTCGCTGTTTTCCACACGTACCTCATCAGCACAAACCAG TCTACTtacgaaaattttaaataccGGTATGACCCTCAAACCAACCCATACAACAGAGGGATATTTAACAACTTCAGAGAAGTATTCTGCTCTAGAATTCCTCCGTCCAAGAACAAATTCAGGTCTAAGATTCCAAGGGAGCCATTAGATTCATATCGAAGAACGGACATTAGGCCCTTAAGCCCATTGATGAAAAGAACGACCAGGCATATGGAATTATTAGTTGGGAATTCAGTTTATAATGAGCATGAAGAGGAGGAAAGTCATCATAGAGATGGGTCTGAGAATGAAACACGTAGCAAGGATAGTGAAAGCAAAGATAGTGGATTGACCGATAAGTCCCTGGATTTAAGCAAGATCCTTCACGCTGAAAGAGTAGATGGCCAAGAAAGTTCAGTTGGTAGATACCCTCCATGGGAAACAACTCCACAAGTTCCTGATAGCATAATTGAAGTTGGGGAATCAAATTGGAATACTGGGCCCAGATACTCCACTCAAGAGACTGTATAG
- the LOC114178911 gene encoding NAC domain-containing protein 83-like has translation MEKLNFVKNGVSKLPPGFRFQPTDEELVFQYLKCKVFSYPLPASIIPEINVCKHDPWDLPGNCDPQERYFFSPKEAKYRNGNRMNRTTKCGYWKATGSDKRISSSSNACNGIVGIRKTLIFYEGKSPKGSRTDWVLHEYRLANAETTACNSSHNYVNEIGDWVLCRLSMKKRSLESGVDEKQKGGSGPRLMFDFMMLGKTDSSTSSSCSSSNNIMEVSSNASDHEETSGGYTYF, from the exons ATGGAAAAGctgaattttgttaaaaatggaGTGAGCAAATTGCCTCCTGGTTTTCGTTTTCAGCCAACAGATGAAGAACTTGTTTTCCAATACCTCAAGTGCAAGGTCTTCTCCTACCCCTTGCCTGCTTCTATAATCCCAGAGATCAACGTCTGCAAGCATGATCCTTGGGATTTACCTG GGAACTGTGATCCTCAAGAGAGGTATTTTTTCAGTCCGAAGGAAGCAAAGTATAGAAATGGTAATCGCATGAACAGAACAACAAAGTGTGGATATTGGAAGGCAACAGGATCAGACAAGAGAATTTCATCATCTTCAAATGCATGTAATGGCATTGTCGGAATAAGAAAAACACTAATTTTTTATGAAGGAAAATCTCCAAAAGGTTCCAGAACTGACTGGGTCTTGCATGAATATCGTCTTGCGAATGCAGAAACAACTGCTTGCAACTCATCCCAT AACTACGTGAACGAGATTGGAGATTGGGTTTTGTGTCGCTTATCGATGAAGAAAAGAAGTTTAGAAAGTGGTGTTGATGAGAAACAAAAAGGTGGTAGTGGTCCAAGATTAATGTTTGATTTTATGATGTTGGGAAAAACAGATTCTTCTACATCGTCATCGTGTTCAAGTTCTAATAACATTATGGAAGTTTCTTCAAATGCATCGGATCATGAAGAAACAAGTGGTGGCTATACCTACTTTTAG
- the LOC114178350 gene encoding nucleolin has protein sequence MGLRNSKQNAAKGEAVPAKVIPKVVAKFEELTKRRNAESTPSKKELLKHDDEVDANSRSSPENESGRKVSSSQKIQKPKEEMVAQVPAAEKLSRVAPVPNSEGKIMEKNHPNKDYTEQVNRDMMVVAELKSEEEKSAKLERETRKEKDEDDDSDDEDGVLCPGSPSFRIYCAEESEKIKESECEY, from the coding sequence ATGGGGCTACGCAACTCAAAACAAAATGCAGCGAAAGGAGAAGCGGTGCCTGCAAAAGTCATCCCTAAAGTTGTTGCCAAATTTGAGGAGTTAACAAAACGTAGGAACGCAGAAAGCACCCCCTCCAAGAAGGAGCTATTGAAGCATGATGATGAAGTGGATGCAAATTCTCGATCTTCGCCTGAAAATGAATCGGGACGTAAGGTTTCTTCTTCACAAAAGATTCAAAAACCCAAAGAGGAAATGGTGGCACAAGTACCAGCCGCAGAAAAACTTTCCAGAGTGGCTCCAGTGCCCAACTCTGAAGGTAAAATAATGGAGAAGAATCACCCCAACAAAGATTACACGGAGCAGGTTAACAGGGACATGATGGTTGTGGCAGAGCTCAAATCAGAAGAGGAAAAGAGTGCAAAGCTAGAAAGAGAGACaaggaaagaaaaagatgaagatgatgatagtGATGATGAAGATGGGGTTCTATGTCCTGGATCACCTAGTTTCAGAATTTATTGCGCTGAGGAGTCCGAGAAAATAAAGGAGAGTGAATGTGAGTACTAA